From the genome of Vigna angularis cultivar LongXiaoDou No.4 chromosome 11, ASM1680809v1, whole genome shotgun sequence, one region includes:
- the LOC108332827 gene encoding uncharacterized protein LOC108332827 has product MADYKWEVGTLFIDKNDFKEAIRSYVVHTGRALKFVKNDKCRVRVRCMGGQGCKDNYVSCRPTICLDGCFLKGQYEGELLITIGRDPNDQMLSLAYAGLMPVVQELLPEADQRFCMRHLYANFGKRFLGQMLRSLMWRAATSTYPQAWEKEMLNIKEVNIEAYKYLIVIPPRYWSTSRFTTQVVCDSLDNNISEAFNSVIVLARGKPMITMLKEIKLYLMKRWATNRSKIASMDFNICPKIKNMLMKETNLSRYWIPRQKLFEVRHTIVMANKFTVDLESQHCSCRKWMISGISCCHAIATMNYSNEDPQNFMPSWFTRSTYEETYASIIYPVNGQFLWERTSYVDVLPAIMRKLSGRSKKKRMLEAWKLTKDATQMRVGGHRKKCTICRHLGHNKKKCPLHPDITQPTCHLASQ; this is encoded by the exons ATGGCAGATTACAAATGGGAAGTTGGGACTTTATTTATAGATAAGAATGACTTTAAGGAGGCCATTAGAAGTTATGTTGTGCATACTGGGAGGGCTTTGAAGtttgttaaaaatgataagtGTAGGGTGAGGGTTAGATGCATGGGTGGACAAG GTTGTAAGGACAACTATGTCAGTTGTAGGCCAACTATCTGTTTAGATGGATGTTTTTTGAAAGGGCAGTATGAGGGAGAACTACTCATTACAATTGGAAGGGACCCAAATGACCAAATGCTTTCCCTTGCATATGCG GGGTTGATGCCAGTTGTCCAGGAACTTTTGCCTGAAGCAGACCAAAGATTTTGCATGAGACACCTCTACGCAAATTTTGGAAAGAGGTTTCTTGGTCAGATGTTGAGGAGTTTGATGTGGAGGGCTGCCACTAGCACGTACCCCCAGGCATGGGAGAAAGAAATGCTGAATATAAAAGAGGTCAACATAGAAGCATATAAATACTTGATAGTCATTCCCCCCAG GTATTGGTCAACGTCTCGATTCACAACACAAGTTGTATGTGATTCCCTTGACAACAATATTTCTGAAGCTTTCAACAGTGTTATTGTGCTTGCTAGAGGAAAACCAATGATCACAATGCTGAAGGAGATAAAACTTTATCTAATGAAACGTTGGGCCACCAACAGAAGCAAGATCGCATCTATGGATTTCAATATCTGCCCAAAGATAAAGAACATGCTTATGAAGGAAACAAATTTGTCTAGATATTGGATCCCAAG ACAAAAGTTGTTTGAGGTTAGACACACTATAGTAATGGCAAACAAGTTCACAGTGGACCTTGAGAGTCAACACTGTAGCTGCAGGAAGTGGATGATAAGTGGCATCTCGTGTTGTCATGCAATTGCAACAATGAACTACTCAAATGAAGACCCACAAAATTTTATGCCATCTTGGTTCACAAGATCCACGTATGAAGAGACTTATGCCTCTATCATTTATCCTGTCAATGGGCAGTTTCTATGGGAAAGAACAAGCTATGTTGATGTCTTGCCAGCAATTATGCGAAAGTTGTCTGGGAggtcaaagaaaaaaagaatgttGGAGGCATGGAAGTTAACAAAGGATGCCACCCAAATGCGTGTTGGTGGCCATAGAAAGAAATGTACCATTTGCCGTCATCTGGGACACAACAAAAAGAAATGCCCCTTACATCCAGACATCACACAACCAACATGTCACTTAGCCTCACAGTAA
- the LOC108333438 gene encoding uncharacterized protein LOC108333438, whose protein sequence is MGVDYYDILQVDRDAKEEDLRKAYKRLAMKWHPDKNLTKKEESEAMFKQVSEAYEVLSDPHKRALFDNTLKARVEPAADAGASGDGGPTRYQNPFPKAPPVVRKLPCTLEELYKGTTKEVKISRITIDPSGQRKLVEEVLIVEVQRGWKKNTKLTYLEKGGEVEYHRPADLVLFIYEKLHRVYTRDGNDLVVTQKISLVEALTGCTVNLVTLDGRNLTVPIDQIIHPEYEKVVEREGMPLRRDPTKNGNLRIKFKITFPDDLTPDQKLEMQKLLSD, encoded by the exons ATGGGTGTTGATTACTACGACATCCTTCAGGTCGATAGGGATGCTAAGGAAGAGGACCTGAGGAAAGCGTACAAGAGACTCGCCATGAAATGGCACCCCGACAAAAATCTCACGAAGAAGGAAGAGTCTGAAGCAATGTTTAAACAAGTATCTGAAGCGTATGAG GTTTTAAGTGATCCCCACAAAAGGGCACTTTTTGATAATACTCTAAAAGCTCGGGTGGAACCTGCTGCTGATGCTGGTGCATCTGGTGATGGTGGACCCACCCGATACCAGAACCCGTTCCCCAAAGCACCTCCAGTGGTGCGCAAGTTGCCTTGTACTCTGGAGGAATTGTACAAGGGAACCACCAAGGAGGTGAAAATAAGTCGAATAACCATAGACCCCTCAGG ACAACGTAAGCTGGTGGAAGAGGTATTGATAGTGGAAGTGCAGCGTGGTTGGAAGAAGAACACCAAGCTCACGTATTTGGAGAAGGGAGGTGAAGTGGAATATCACAGACCAGCTGatcttgttttgtttatatatgaaaaactgCACAGAGTTTACACCAGAGATGGAAACGACCTTGTGGTGACCCAGAAGATATCTCTTGTGGAAGCCTTGACAGGGTGCACTGTTAACCTGGTCACCCTTGATGGAAGAAACTTAACTGTGCCTATCGACCAAATTATTCATCCTGAATATGAGAAGGTTGTTGAAAGAGAAGGAATGCCTCTCCGAAGGGATCCAACAAAGAACGGAAACTTGAGGATAAAGTTCAAAATCACATTCCCAGACGACCTCACTCCTGACCAGAAGCTCGAAATGCAGAAGCTTTTGAGTGATTGA